One Brevibacillus choshinensis genomic window carries:
- a CDS encoding ferredoxin family protein: protein MSDIPKGQSIEEKQYLVRFKADTQSHLHVLSADVCATQCPDKLCTIFCPAEVYKWEEVRMHVGYEGCHECGSCRIGCPYENIKWEYPKGGHGIIFRLG, encoded by the coding sequence ATGTCAGATATCCCCAAAGGGCAGTCGATCGAAGAAAAACAATACCTGGTCCGTTTCAAGGCCGATACGCAGTCACATCTGCACGTACTCAGTGCAGATGTTTGTGCAACCCAATGTCCCGATAAGCTATGTACCATTTTTTGCCCGGCTGAAGTATACAAATGGGAAGAGGTGCGGATGCATGTGGGATACGAAGGGTGTCACGAATGCGGAAGCTGCCGGATTGGCTGTCCCTATGAAAACATCAAGTGGGAGTACCCAAAAGGCGGTCACGGAATTATCTTCAGACTCGGTTAA